A genomic window from Lujinxingia sediminis includes:
- a CDS encoding macro domain-containing protein, translated as MEDSKRHLIVTQGDITLISMPEGALVNPSNTGLILNSGGSSDNTVSNAIARRGGPFMQQTLHMTRSGLRNNRLEPGRAVATEAGQLPVKRLIHVSIVGAKKINARLISNAILNAYDLADELELKAVAFPAIGLQMGGITLEEFMDIFWRITGEELPRLKHVRQVYLCLFSGEEYEAGSAYAEKNVDELPESIDLEISESGFARGLFG; from the coding sequence ATGGAAGATTCCAAACGCCATCTCATCGTCACCCAGGGTGACATCACGCTGATCTCGATGCCCGAGGGGGCTCTGGTCAACCCGTCGAATACCGGGCTGATCCTCAACAGCGGCGGCAGCAGCGACAACACCGTGAGCAACGCGATCGCGCGCCGCGGCGGTCCTTTTATGCAGCAGACCCTGCATATGACGCGCAGCGGGCTGCGCAACAACCGTCTGGAGCCGGGCCGCGCCGTCGCCACCGAAGCCGGTCAGCTTCCGGTCAAGCGCCTGATTCACGTCTCGATCGTGGGCGCCAAGAAGATCAACGCTCGCCTGATCTCCAATGCGATCCTCAACGCGTACGATTTGGCCGACGAGCTGGAGCTCAAAGCGGTGGCATTTCCGGCGATCGGCTTGCAGATGGGCGGCATTACGCTGGAAGAGTTCATGGACATCTTCTGGCGGATCACCGGCGAGGAGCTCCCGCGTCTCAAACACGTGCGTCAGGTCTACCTCTGCCTCTTCAGTGGCGAGGAGTACGAGGCCGGAAGCGCATACGCCGAGAAGAACGTCGATGAGCTTCCGGAGTCGATCGACCTGGAGATCAGCGAATCGGGCTTTGCGCGCGGGCTCTTTGGTTGA
- the mvk gene encoding mevalonate kinase, translated as MILFGEHAVVHGYAAVACGLPLGAVACVRRGHSESFRVDHPAGSFEAEGKVLEAARGIVARFGLRLEELDGFVRLEVPVGAGMGSSAALAVALARAAQKLSGRGDAQTVEEAVSFAEGLFHGKASGIDQSAALGGGVFAFKRDGAGGPPTIEPVRAPTLRLVVAQVAPSASTAEMVASVSALAERRSSTAAIFEAIGQVATEGRQALEAGDLQAVGELMNINQGLLAALGVSIPAIDEACRLARDAGASGVKLTGAGGGGCVVALGPDEATTRAIQEGWEVRGWPVYTFTLES; from the coding sequence TTGATCCTCTTTGGGGAGCACGCCGTGGTGCACGGCTATGCGGCGGTGGCCTGCGGGCTGCCGCTGGGCGCGGTGGCGTGTGTGCGCCGGGGGCACTCGGAGTCGTTTCGCGTGGATCATCCCGCCGGGAGCTTTGAGGCCGAGGGCAAGGTGCTTGAGGCCGCGCGCGGCATCGTGGCGCGCTTCGGGCTCCGGCTCGAGGAGCTCGACGGCTTTGTGCGTCTGGAAGTCCCGGTGGGCGCGGGGATGGGGAGCTCGGCGGCGCTGGCCGTGGCGCTGGCCCGCGCCGCGCAAAAGCTCTCAGGGCGCGGCGACGCGCAGACCGTCGAGGAGGCGGTGAGCTTTGCCGAGGGTCTTTTTCACGGCAAAGCCTCGGGCATCGATCAGAGCGCGGCGTTGGGTGGCGGGGTGTTTGCGTTTAAGCGCGACGGTGCAGGAGGCCCCCCGACCATCGAGCCTGTGCGCGCGCCGACGCTCCGGCTGGTGGTGGCTCAGGTGGCCCCCTCGGCCTCCACCGCCGAGATGGTGGCGTCGGTGAGTGCGCTGGCCGAGCGGCGCAGCTCGACGGCGGCCATCTTCGAGGCCATCGGGCAGGTTGCCACCGAGGGTCGCCAGGCGCTGGAAGCCGGCGATCTTCAGGCGGTCGGGGAACTTATGAACATCAACCAGGGGTTACTCGCAGCGCTGGGCGTGTCGATCCCTGCGATCGACGAGGCCTGCCGTCTTGCACGCGACGCCGGCGCATCGGGCGTGAAGCTGACCGGCGCCGGAGGTGGCGGTTGTGTCGTGGCGCTGGGCCCCGATGAGGCTACAACCCGGGCGATACAGGAGGGCTGGGAGGTGCGCGGCTGGCCCGTCTACACCTTCACCCTCGAGAGCTAA
- the mvaD gene encoding diphosphomevalonate decarboxylase has protein sequence MFAFPPYNTSTPPMEATAFAHPNIALVKYWGKRDTELNLPVAGSLSLTLGGLSTTTRVRYREDINRDIVILDGKELRQGSRAYQRVVEFVQLVRNESNHDYFAEVETSNDFPTAAGLASSASGFAALALAATSAAGLHLLDEQLSALARRGSGSAARSIYGGFAEMRRGSRKDGHDAFAVPIAGPEHWDLRCVVAVTTQGEKEISSTEGMLRTQESSPLFKPWADTVAGDIVEATAAIQARDFQALGRVAERSCLGMHASAMAADPGVIYWNPTTLELIHRVRRARRDGLQVFLTIDAGPHVKVFCPARELSAVRSVLGQIGGVTDLIVARPGEGAALVATETVDA, from the coding sequence ATGTTTGCCTTTCCCCCTTACAACACCTCGACGCCTCCGATGGAGGCGACGGCCTTTGCCCACCCCAACATCGCGCTGGTGAAGTACTGGGGCAAACGCGACACCGAGCTCAACCTGCCGGTGGCCGGAAGCCTCTCTCTGACCCTGGGGGGCCTCTCCACCACCACACGGGTGCGCTACCGCGAGGATATCAATCGCGACATCGTCATCCTCGACGGCAAAGAGTTGCGTCAGGGCAGCCGCGCCTACCAGCGGGTCGTCGAGTTTGTGCAGCTGGTGCGCAATGAGTCCAACCACGACTATTTTGCCGAGGTGGAGACATCCAACGACTTCCCCACTGCGGCCGGGCTGGCGTCTTCGGCCTCGGGTTTTGCGGCGCTGGCGTTGGCAGCGACGTCGGCCGCCGGGCTGCATCTTCTCGATGAGCAGCTCTCGGCGCTGGCGAGGCGCGGATCGGGCTCGGCAGCGCGCTCGATCTACGGCGGTTTTGCCGAGATGCGCCGCGGCAGCCGCAAAGATGGGCACGACGCTTTTGCGGTGCCCATCGCCGGACCGGAGCATTGGGACCTGCGCTGCGTGGTGGCTGTGACCACCCAGGGTGAGAAAGAGATCAGCTCCACCGAGGGCATGCTGCGCACCCAGGAGAGTTCGCCGCTCTTTAAACCCTGGGCCGACACGGTTGCGGGCGACATTGTAGAGGCCACCGCGGCCATTCAGGCCCGCGACTTCCAGGCGTTGGGACGCGTCGCTGAGCGCTCCTGCCTGGGCATGCATGCGAGCGCGATGGCCGCCGACCCCGGGGTGATCTACTGGAACCCCACCACCCTGGAGCTCATCCACCGGGTGCGGCGTGCGCGGCGCGACGGGTTGCAGGTCTTCTTGACGATCGACGCTGGCCCGCACGTCAAAGTCTTCTGCCCGGCGCGGGAACTCTCGGCGGTGCGCTCGGTGTTGGGGCAAATCGGCGGCGTCACCGACCTGATCGTCGCTCGCCCCGGTGAGGGTGCCGCGCTGGTCGCCACCGAGACGGTTGACGCCTAA
- a CDS encoding ATP-dependent Clp protease ATP-binding subunit: MPQKFDLSRFTQKARKALERAQGLAKTLRHDHVEVEHTLLAMLEQDDSVATSLLENLGANPKALGRKLIDELELLPKTYRNQEQPFVSKDLLGALQEGGELANTLGDQFTSSEHLLIAFARRTSSYAGKQLREAGATAEKLEEAVRKARGGQKITSAEGPVSEILGKYAQDITAMAERGELDPVIGRDAEIRRVMQVLTRRTKNNPVLLGHPGVGKTSIVNALAQRLVAGDVPTGLAGKRLMRLDLGALVAGTSLRGQFEERIKTVVQEVVNSRGRIILFIDELHQLVGAGGKDSSMNASNMLKPALARGELSCIGTSTVEEYRQHVEADAALERRFQSIHVEEVSTDGCVSILRGIKQGFEIHHGVQIDDSALVAAAQMTARYVQDRYLPDKAIDAIDEAASRLRLEIDSKPTELDALERRMHALEMERQAIAEATNPETVEERTELENRIESLREEAARLRVRWETEKVVLDEITTIKEELEATEKTSQEAQRAGELGRAAEIRYSVLPRLKQKLEAAQARMSELHKEERLLKDYVDANDIGEVIADWTGIPVSKMLESEREKLLNMPDRLRQRVVGQDSAIETICSAIWRSRAGLQDRNRPIGNFMFVGPTGVGKTELAKALSEFLFDSEDAIVRIDMSEYMEQSKVNTLIGSARGYVGSEQGGVLTEAVRLKPYSVVLFDEAEKAHPDVFNLLLQLMDEGRLTDSQGRRVDFTNTLVILTSNVGSREIMDLSGKASGEEMTDAVQEILRDHFRPEFLNRLDAPIVFQALDKDAIRLIVDIQKKRLRKMLAEQRMTIEVSDAAKDFLAEEGFEPEYGARPLKRAIGNFIQDPLAVEVLEGKFVAGDHVVVEVAEDGESLVFKKGERDAG; the protein is encoded by the coding sequence ATGCCCCAGAAATTCGACCTGTCTCGCTTCACTCAAAAAGCCCGCAAAGCGCTGGAGCGCGCCCAGGGCCTCGCAAAGACGCTGCGCCATGATCACGTCGAGGTGGAGCATACGCTGCTGGCGATGCTCGAGCAGGACGACTCGGTGGCCACAAGCCTCCTGGAGAATCTGGGCGCCAACCCCAAGGCCCTGGGCCGCAAGCTCATCGATGAGCTGGAGCTCTTGCCCAAAACCTACCGCAACCAGGAGCAGCCCTTTGTGAGCAAAGATCTGCTCGGGGCGCTTCAGGAAGGCGGGGAGCTTGCCAACACCCTGGGCGATCAGTTCACCAGCAGCGAACATCTGCTGATCGCCTTTGCGCGCCGCACGTCGAGCTACGCGGGCAAACAACTTCGTGAGGCCGGAGCCACCGCCGAGAAGTTGGAGGAAGCGGTCAGAAAGGCGCGGGGCGGACAGAAGATCACCAGCGCCGAGGGCCCCGTCTCCGAGATTCTGGGCAAGTACGCCCAGGATATCACCGCGATGGCCGAGCGCGGCGAGCTCGATCCGGTGATCGGACGCGACGCCGAGATCCGGCGTGTGATGCAGGTGCTCACCCGGCGCACCAAAAACAACCCGGTGCTCCTCGGGCACCCCGGCGTGGGCAAAACCTCGATCGTCAACGCCCTGGCCCAGCGTCTGGTCGCCGGCGATGTTCCCACAGGCCTTGCCGGCAAGCGCCTGATGCGCCTGGATCTGGGCGCGCTGGTGGCCGGCACCAGCCTGCGCGGGCAGTTCGAAGAGCGCATCAAGACCGTGGTTCAGGAAGTGGTCAACAGCCGGGGCCGCATCATTCTCTTCATCGACGAGCTCCATCAGCTGGTGGGCGCCGGGGGCAAAGACAGCTCCATGAACGCCTCCAACATGCTCAAGCCCGCCCTGGCTCGCGGCGAACTCAGCTGCATCGGTACCAGCACCGTGGAGGAGTACCGCCAGCATGTGGAGGCCGACGCCGCGCTGGAGCGCCGCTTCCAGTCAATCCACGTGGAGGAGGTCTCCACCGATGGTTGCGTCTCGATCCTGCGGGGCATCAAGCAGGGCTTTGAGATTCACCACGGCGTGCAGATCGACGACAGCGCGCTGGTGGCCGCCGCCCAGATGACGGCGCGTTATGTGCAGGATCGCTACCTGCCCGACAAAGCCATCGACGCCATCGATGAGGCCGCCAGCCGCCTGCGCCTGGAGATCGACAGCAAACCCACCGAACTCGACGCGCTGGAGCGCCGCATGCACGCGCTCGAGATGGAGCGTCAGGCGATCGCCGAGGCTACCAATCCCGAGACGGTCGAGGAGCGCACCGAGCTTGAGAACCGCATCGAGAGCCTGCGCGAAGAGGCCGCGCGCCTGCGCGTGCGCTGGGAGACCGAAAAGGTGGTGCTGGATGAAATCACCACCATCAAAGAGGAGCTTGAGGCCACCGAAAAGACCTCTCAGGAGGCCCAGCGCGCCGGCGAGCTGGGGCGCGCAGCCGAGATCCGCTACAGCGTGCTGCCCAGGCTCAAGCAGAAGCTGGAGGCCGCCCAGGCCCGGATGAGCGAGCTCCATAAAGAAGAGCGGCTGCTCAAAGATTACGTCGACGCCAACGATATCGGCGAGGTGATTGCGGATTGGACCGGCATCCCGGTGAGCAAGATGCTGGAGTCGGAGCGCGAGAAGCTGCTCAACATGCCCGATCGCCTGCGCCAGCGTGTGGTCGGGCAGGACTCGGCGATTGAGACCATCTGCAGCGCCATCTGGCGCTCGCGCGCGGGCCTTCAGGACCGCAACCGCCCCATCGGCAACTTCATGTTCGTGGGCCCCACCGGCGTGGGCAAGACCGAGCTGGCCAAGGCCCTCTCGGAGTTCCTCTTCGACAGCGAAGACGCCATCGTTCGCATCGACATGTCGGAGTACATGGAGCAGTCCAAGGTCAACACGCTCATCGGCTCGGCCCGCGGCTATGTGGGCAGCGAACAGGGCGGCGTGCTCACCGAGGCGGTGCGCCTGAAACCCTACAGCGTGGTCCTCTTCGACGAGGCCGAAAAGGCTCACCCCGACGTCTTCAACCTGCTCTTGCAGCTGATGGATGAGGGGCGCCTGACCGACAGCCAGGGCCGCCGGGTCGACTTCACCAACACCCTGGTGATTCTCACCTCCAACGTGGGCAGCCGCGAGATCATGGATTTGAGCGGCAAGGCCTCGGGCGAGGAGATGACCGACGCGGTGCAGGAGATTCTGCGCGATCACTTCCGCCCGGAGTTTCTCAACCGCCTCGATGCGCCGATCGTCTTCCAGGCCCTCGACAAAGACGCCATCCGCCTGATCGTCGACATTCAGAAGAAGCGTCTTCGCAAGATGCTGGCCGAGCAGCGCATGACCATCGAGGTCAGCGACGCCGCCAAAGACTTTCTGGCCGAAGAGGGCTTTGAGCCCGAGTACGGCGCGCGCCCCCTTAAGCGCGCCATCGGCAACTTCATCCAGGACCCGCTGGCCGTGGAGGTGCTCGAAGGCAAGTTCGTCGCCGGCGACCACGTCGTCGTGGAGGTCGCCGAGGATGGGGAGTCGCTCGTCTTTAAAAAAGGTGAGCGCGACGCCGGTTAA
- a CDS encoding serine/threonine-protein kinase has product MTMDDTPALIDIHDQPTGFQALALREERDELQIVAIAEAGAGREHLGLALSYDEARLNDVAYVATRREQLSHLADYLDALSEGGVVARKIELLDIKEGPGGAGEPLLVIERCEGPTLFEAVQTRWPEGMPAELALTIMAQLGDLLVATHQAGYYWRDFDPRRFVLQGDDTLRAQLPGCVVSKGVKLKPWQLNTHPAYTAPEVREETSGTMLRAAADIYGAGALMSFLLSGEEPRARVESPLSFTAYERIEALAMPGITLLLARTLQPLAKKRFGRAEIFRRYLSLDELPTREQKGFGMVMLPAPWLGLEMENPEKNRALKSHLSSGPLISVAREEPAETSEPSALAEGSAVVRAEERAEEARAGLRWPRVAVIIVLVVAALAYLTLRAP; this is encoded by the coding sequence ATGACCATGGACGACACCCCGGCCCTCATCGACATCCACGACCAGCCCACGGGCTTTCAGGCGCTTGCGCTGCGCGAGGAGCGCGACGAGCTGCAGATCGTCGCCATCGCCGAAGCGGGCGCCGGGCGCGAACATCTCGGCCTGGCGCTCAGCTACGATGAGGCTCGCCTTAATGATGTGGCCTACGTCGCCACGCGTCGTGAGCAGCTCAGCCACCTGGCCGACTACCTCGACGCGCTCTCCGAGGGCGGGGTGGTCGCGCGTAAGATCGAGCTGCTGGACATTAAAGAAGGGCCGGGCGGGGCGGGGGAGCCGCTCCTGGTGATCGAACGCTGCGAGGGGCCCACGCTTTTTGAGGCCGTGCAGACGCGCTGGCCGGAGGGCATGCCCGCGGAACTCGCGCTTACGATCATGGCGCAGCTCGGCGACCTGCTCGTGGCCACGCATCAGGCCGGCTATTACTGGCGCGACTTTGACCCGCGGCGTTTTGTCCTTCAGGGCGACGACACCCTGCGCGCTCAGCTCCCGGGCTGTGTGGTGAGCAAAGGCGTCAAGCTCAAGCCCTGGCAGCTCAATACCCACCCGGCCTATACCGCCCCGGAGGTTCGCGAAGAGACCTCCGGCACGATGCTGCGCGCCGCAGCTGACATCTACGGCGCCGGCGCCCTGATGAGCTTTTTGCTCAGCGGCGAGGAGCCTCGCGCGCGGGTGGAGAGCCCGCTGAGCTTCACGGCGTATGAGCGCATTGAGGCGCTGGCGATGCCCGGCATCACTCTGCTGCTGGCGCGTACGCTGCAACCCCTGGCCAAGAAACGTTTTGGGCGCGCCGAGATTTTTCGGCGTTATTTGAGCCTGGATGAGCTTCCCACCCGCGAGCAGAAGGGCTTTGGCATGGTCATGCTGCCGGCGCCCTGGCTGGGGTTGGAGATGGAGAATCCTGAGAAAAATCGCGCGCTCAAGAGCCACCTCTCGTCGGGGCCGCTGATCAGCGTGGCGCGCGAGGAGCCCGCAGAAACAAGCGAGCCCTCGGCTTTAGCCGAGGGCTCTGCGGTGGTTCGTGCAGAAGAGCGCGCTGAGGAAGCCCGCGCCGGGCTGAGGTGGCCCCGGGTTGCGGTGATCATCGTGCTGGTCGTCGCCGCGCTTGCCTACCTCACGCTGCGTGCGCCTTAA
- a CDS encoding serine/threonine-protein kinase, which translates to MRDTPVIPPSEDTLTQPGPASSEAEPTRALDADAADRLVEAGSQPEVGLDRDSAPSVEAEPSTRAGSLSKGSLIAGRYRLDRPLGDGGMGQVYRAEHVLMRKTVALKVLHAELTENKEVVARFQREAQAAALLDSPHVCQATDFGQTDDGEFFLVMEYLEGQTLHEAMALGKMPLVRAAHIARQIASALGQAHAHGIVHRDLKPENIMLVDREGAPDFVKIMDFGIARISMGEEAGADKPTRLTRKGMVYGTPHYMAPEQIAGAEVDARADLYALGVVLFEMLTGQPPYDDDNVARLMGKHVTHPIPTLRERCPEVAFPQAAERLIARLLAKDADARPESAEALIETIDTLNDSPLTAAIAPIATAAASAAGDSLSSLGQRAIDVSGPLRHRVIKASEPLRERWRTEVLPRWKALSADEQRLVRGLAIGALVMLVSILALTIYVVSGESRAQRQTEASREALMEDPQVLEAIAAARTGDRRALEALLLQNPDDADLRYLALMADLHVDREVDLLEESRSIVAADERYAHDPALVDEVVARFAAGSDDAATWLRDHLTSTSRSAIARVASQGERASLRRRAHAFLEEADALDDLERWERLGVELRVAGNCEDYKEKIDAIVDLDDPRARPTLQAMSDSPKVGCGFLNRRDCIACVRDDLKRALEVLPEP; encoded by the coding sequence ATGCGTGACACCCCGGTCATTCCTCCTTCCGAGGATACGCTCACCCAACCCGGCCCGGCGAGTTCCGAGGCCGAGCCGACCCGTGCTCTGGACGCGGATGCGGCGGACCGACTCGTCGAAGCAGGTTCCCAGCCCGAGGTTGGGCTCGATCGTGACAGCGCCCCGAGCGTGGAGGCTGAGCCCTCGACGCGAGCGGGCTCCCTGAGCAAAGGCAGCCTGATTGCCGGGCGCTACCGTCTCGATCGCCCGCTGGGTGACGGGGGCATGGGGCAGGTCTACCGCGCCGAGCACGTGCTGATGCGCAAGACCGTTGCCCTCAAAGTCCTGCACGCCGAGCTCACCGAAAACAAAGAGGTTGTGGCCCGCTTCCAGCGCGAAGCTCAAGCCGCGGCGCTCCTCGACAGCCCCCACGTCTGCCAGGCGACCGATTTTGGCCAGACCGACGATGGCGAGTTCTTCCTGGTCATGGAGTACCTCGAAGGCCAGACCCTGCACGAGGCGATGGCGCTGGGAAAGATGCCCCTGGTGCGCGCCGCGCATATCGCTCGCCAGATCGCCTCTGCGCTCGGCCAGGCCCACGCTCACGGCATCGTGCATCGCGACCTAAAGCCCGAAAACATCATGCTCGTCGATCGCGAGGGCGCCCCGGACTTCGTCAAGATCATGGACTTCGGCATCGCCCGCATCTCCATGGGCGAGGAAGCTGGTGCCGACAAACCCACGCGACTTACCCGTAAGGGCATGGTCTACGGCACGCCGCACTACATGGCCCCCGAGCAAATCGCCGGTGCCGAGGTCGACGCTCGCGCCGATCTCTACGCCCTGGGCGTGGTCTTGTTCGAAATGCTCACCGGCCAGCCCCCCTACGATGACGACAATGTTGCGCGGCTGATGGGCAAACACGTCACGCACCCGATCCCCACCCTACGCGAGCGCTGCCCGGAGGTGGCATTTCCCCAGGCGGCCGAACGCCTCATCGCGCGCCTTCTCGCAAAAGATGCCGACGCCCGCCCGGAGAGCGCTGAGGCACTCATTGAGACGATCGATACGCTCAACGACAGCCCCCTCACCGCGGCCATCGCCCCCATTGCCACAGCGGCGGCCAGCGCCGCTGGCGACTCTCTCAGCTCGCTGGGTCAGCGCGCCATCGACGTCAGCGGCCCCCTGCGTCATCGCGTCATCAAGGCCAGCGAGCCCCTGCGCGAGCGCTGGCGCACCGAAGTTCTCCCCCGCTGGAAGGCCCTCTCCGCGGATGAGCAGCGCCTTGTGCGCGGCCTGGCCATCGGCGCGCTGGTGATGCTCGTCTCCATCCTCGCGCTGACCATCTACGTCGTCAGCGGCGAAAGCCGCGCCCAGCGCCAGACCGAAGCCTCCCGCGAAGCCCTGATGGAAGATCCGCAGGTGCTCGAAGCCATCGCCGCAGCCCGAACCGGCGATCGCAGAGCCCTGGAAGCGCTGCTCCTTCAAAACCCCGATGACGCCGATCTTCGCTACCTGGCCTTGATGGCCGACCTGCATGTCGACCGCGAGGTCGATCTGCTCGAAGAGTCGCGCTCCATCGTAGCCGCCGATGAGCGCTATGCCCACGATCCGGCGCTGGTCGACGAAGTCGTCGCCCGTTTCGCTGCCGGTAGCGACGACGCCGCGACCTGGCTCAGAGATCATCTCACCTCGACGTCTCGCTCGGCCATCGCGCGCGTAGCCAGCCAGGGCGAGCGCGCCTCGCTTCGCCGGCGCGCCCACGCTTTTCTGGAGGAAGCTGACGCCCTGGACGACCTGGAGCGTTGGGAACGCCTGGGCGTCGAGCTGCGCGTGGCCGGAAACTGCGAGGACTACAAAGAAAAGATCGATGCGATCGTCGACCTCGATGACCCTCGCGCTCGCCCCACCCTCCAGGCGATGAGCGACTCTCCTAAAGTCGGTTGCGGATTTCTCAACCGGCGCGATTGCATCGCGTGCGTGCGCGACGACCTTAAACGCGCCTTAGAAGTCCTTCCGGAGCCCTGA